One window of Dyadobacter sandarakinus genomic DNA carries:
- a CDS encoding glutathionylspermidine synthase family protein, which translates to MSIELKHLGTHPEQALRNAGWNWMLGTDTLPYVTSDVVVVSEAQAERFYEAANNLYEMLIEAAQYIIDHNLWQEAGIPSNLIDLIRYSWEDDRHVHLYGRFDLVETQAEAVKLIEFNADTATCIPETAVVQWAHLRMNGLDDSEQFNTIYETLVGQFRYIREVNADLDASMLFSTMRDNPEDDANVAILVEAAREAGFDTDFAYVDEVEFSTAEGIYRQDAENGSFVRFDFWFKLVPWEYIGHDEPELAGLLTEIIRSRRAVVLNPAYTLLFQSKYILKVVWDLFPGHPLLLSADTNPVHNTKSVSKVLFGREGANVTIMDQSGSITEAVEGEYEDQPRIYQEYTNFPTDMAGSSYQAGVFYAGEACGLGFRRGGRILDNTAQFVGHIVV; encoded by the coding sequence ATGTCAATAGAACTGAAACACCTAGGCACGCATCCCGAACAAGCCCTGCGTAATGCCGGCTGGAACTGGATGCTGGGTACCGATACCCTGCCGTATGTCACCAGCGACGTGGTGGTAGTGAGCGAAGCTCAGGCAGAACGTTTTTACGAAGCTGCCAACAATCTGTACGAAATGCTTATAGAGGCTGCCCAGTACATCATTGATCACAACCTCTGGCAGGAAGCAGGCATTCCATCCAATCTGATCGATCTTATCAGATATTCCTGGGAGGATGACAGGCATGTACATCTGTACGGACGTTTTGACCTGGTGGAAACGCAGGCGGAGGCAGTAAAACTGATTGAGTTCAATGCAGATACTGCGACCTGCATTCCTGAAACAGCAGTGGTACAATGGGCTCATTTGCGCATGAACGGTCTGGATGATTCGGAGCAGTTCAACACGATTTACGAAACGCTCGTGGGCCAGTTCAGGTACATCAGAGAGGTGAATGCCGACCTGGATGCGTCCATGCTGTTTTCAACCATGCGCGATAATCCTGAGGATGATGCCAATGTGGCCATTCTGGTGGAGGCGGCCCGGGAGGCAGGCTTTGATACCGACTTTGCCTATGTGGATGAAGTGGAGTTTTCCACTGCCGAGGGTATTTACAGGCAGGATGCTGAAAATGGCAGTTTTGTGCGGTTCGACTTCTGGTTCAAGCTGGTGCCTTGGGAATACATCGGGCACGATGAGCCTGAACTAGCCGGGTTGCTGACAGAGATCATCAGGAGCCGCCGGGCTGTGGTGTTAAATCCTGCTTATACCCTGCTCTTCCAGTCCAAATACATTTTGAAAGTGGTTTGGGACCTTTTTCCGGGACATCCCCTTTTGCTTTCCGCGGATACGAACCCGGTTCATAACACAAAGTCGGTGAGCAAGGTACTTTTCGGACGGGAAGGTGCAAATGTTACAATCATGGATCAATCGGGTAGTATTACCGAGGCAGTGGAAGGGGAGTACGAAGATCAGCCGCGTATTTATCAGGAGTACACAAATTTCCCCACCGATATGGCTGGAAGCAGCTACCAGGCCGGGGTGTTCTATGCCGGCGAAGCTTGCGGACTGGGGTTCCGGCGGGGAGGCAGGATCCTTGATAATACTGCACAGTTTGTAGGCCACATCGTAGTGTAA
- a CDS encoding aminotransferase class V-fold PLP-dependent enzyme yields MNNRRSFFKKTAALGLGAFGSDSLFNQLHSEQFREAEQLWDDDSQSNEAYWNVIQDAYTASKSEIIILNNGGVSPSPLVVQEALEKYNKVAAQGPSYYMWRIMDKGREPLRQRLAGLAGCDPEEIAINRNATEALNTVIFGLPLQKGDEVIGTVQDYPNMMHAYKQREMRDGIVYKQISFDFPIEDDDQIVKAYEAAITPRTRIVHVTHIINWVGQIMPVKKIAQMAHKKGIEVVVDGAHTFGLLDYKIPDLECDYFGTSLHKFLSAPVGSGMMWVKKDKIENIWPLVCNSEPKSKNIRKFETLGTRSFCIEQAIGEAINFQEGIGTRRKQERIHFLKKYWAGQAVQIPGVKLHTSLKPEYSCAIAGVSIDGMKPEELDSRLMKDYRIHVVGMNYANIHCVRVTPHVYTKTSDLDKLVGALRDIAKKA; encoded by the coding sequence ATGAACAACCGCCGGTCTTTTTTCAAAAAAACCGCTGCCCTAGGTCTGGGCGCATTCGGTTCCGACAGTCTCTTCAACCAGCTCCATTCAGAACAATTCCGGGAAGCCGAACAGCTTTGGGACGATGATAGCCAAAGCAATGAAGCATACTGGAATGTTATTCAGGATGCTTATACAGCGAGTAAAAGCGAGATAATCATCCTCAACAACGGAGGCGTTTCACCTTCGCCCCTGGTGGTACAGGAGGCGCTGGAAAAATACAACAAGGTAGCCGCGCAGGGACCATCCTATTATATGTGGCGCATCATGGACAAAGGCCGCGAGCCGTTGCGGCAGCGGCTGGCCGGGTTGGCCGGGTGTGATCCCGAGGAAATCGCCATTAACCGGAATGCTACCGAAGCGCTTAATACCGTCATTTTCGGGCTTCCGCTACAAAAAGGGGATGAGGTAATCGGCACGGTGCAGGATTATCCCAATATGATGCACGCCTACAAGCAGCGTGAAATGCGGGACGGCATTGTTTACAAACAAATATCCTTTGATTTTCCCATTGAGGACGACGACCAGATTGTAAAAGCCTACGAAGCGGCCATCACGCCACGCACCCGCATTGTGCATGTAACACATATTATCAACTGGGTCGGGCAGATCATGCCCGTGAAGAAGATCGCTCAGATGGCGCATAAAAAAGGCATTGAAGTAGTGGTAGACGGCGCACATACCTTCGGTTTGCTGGATTACAAAATTCCCGACCTTGAATGCGATTACTTCGGTACAAGCCTGCACAAGTTCCTGAGCGCGCCCGTAGGCAGCGGCATGATGTGGGTGAAAAAAGATAAAATTGAGAACATCTGGCCGCTCGTGTGCAACAGTGAGCCTAAAAGCAAAAACATCCGGAAGTTCGAAACGCTGGGTACCCGGAGCTTCTGCATTGAGCAGGCAATCGGTGAGGCGATAAACTTCCAGGAGGGAATAGGTACTCGGCGCAAGCAGGAACGCATTCATTTCCTGAAAAAATACTGGGCGGGGCAGGCGGTTCAGATTCCGGGTGTGAAGCTGCATACTTCCCTCAAACCCGAATATTCATGCGCCATCGCCGGCGTGAGTATCGATGGCATGAAGCCGGAGGAGCTGGATAGCAGGCTGATGAAAGACTACCGGATTCATGTAGTGGGAATGAACTACGCCAACATCCATTGCGTAAGGGTCACGCCGCATGTTTATACCAAAACCAGCGACCTGGACAAGCTCGTGGGTGCCCTGCGCGATATCGCCAAGAAAGCCTGA
- a CDS encoding M23 family metallopeptidase — translation MKLHELFTKVWSMTVRRAGYIAFIISISALVSQPPAAPRIPAFSTAFYRMQTDIRDNVISPDSARSAFAAVVMQLRAAYPRDTCAPIDSAYFVYPLRGYYPRESIGGRGRGYRPKGFDLFDMNASGSHPAHDLFIKDGNQDNLDDRTWKPVDVLAFTSGVVVATETGWRYDSEYRGGNWIWIYDPCLDGFFYYAHNNIVQVQPGQWVHAGEKIAEVGRSGYNAYKERSPTHVHLMYLQLDQAGMPEPYNTYEWMKQSQTVEVFDAE, via the coding sequence GTGAAACTTCATGAACTGTTTACAAAAGTATGGTCGATGACGGTGAGGCGGGCAGGATACATAGCTTTTATAATCAGCATTTCGGCACTGGTAAGCCAGCCGCCAGCCGCTCCCCGCATTCCGGCATTCAGTACGGCATTTTACCGCATGCAAACCGACATCCGTGACAATGTTATCTCACCCGATTCGGCCCGGAGTGCGTTTGCTGCTGTTGTAATGCAGTTGCGCGCTGCCTATCCGCGGGATACCTGCGCGCCTATCGATTCAGCCTATTTCGTATATCCGCTCCGTGGCTATTACCCGCGCGAATCCATTGGCGGGAGAGGGCGCGGCTACCGGCCCAAAGGTTTTGATCTGTTTGATATGAATGCGTCGGGAAGTCACCCCGCACACGATCTTTTTATCAAAGACGGCAACCAGGACAATCTCGACGACCGTACCTGGAAACCTGTGGATGTGCTTGCATTTACCTCCGGGGTGGTGGTCGCTACCGAAACCGGCTGGCGGTACGATAGTGAGTACCGCGGCGGCAACTGGATCTGGATTTATGACCCGTGCCTCGATGGCTTTTTTTATTATGCCCATAACAACATCGTTCAGGTGCAGCCGGGACAGTGGGTGCACGCAGGAGAAAAAATTGCTGAGGTGGGTCGGAGTGGCTACAATGCTTACAAAGAAAGGTCGCCTACGCATGTCCATTTGATGTATCTTCAGCTGGATCAAGCCGGTATGCCCGAGCCCTACAACACTTACGAATGGATGAAGCAGTCGCAGACTGTGGAGGTTTTTGACGCGGAATGA
- a CDS encoding aldo/keto reductase: MQYRRFGRTGWNISEIGYGMWGLAGWTGSDRKETDDSLDLAVASGVNFFDTAWGYGEGLSERILGELIRRNAGQKLYAATKIPPKNRQWPSRPEFTLDEVFPADYIIEYTDKSLQNLGTEQIDLMQFHVWEDAWAGQDEWKEAVQKLTEQGKVAAWGISINRWEPNNALETLKTGLIDAVQVIYNIFDQAPEDQLFPLCRQMDIGVIARVPFDEGTLTGTLTKETVFPKDDWRSTYFVPENLNASVDHAEALRADLPGGMTMPELALRFILNNPDVHTTIPGMRKLPHVKANVAASDGSKLSPEVASKLRQHRWDRTPTEWSQ, encoded by the coding sequence ATGCAATACCGTCGATTTGGACGAACTGGCTGGAACATCAGCGAGATCGGCTACGGAATGTGGGGCCTGGCTGGCTGGACCGGCTCAGACCGGAAAGAAACAGATGATTCGCTCGACCTGGCCGTGGCGTCGGGCGTCAATTTTTTTGATACCGCCTGGGGGTATGGGGAAGGTCTGAGCGAGCGTATCCTGGGCGAGCTGATCCGGCGGAATGCCGGCCAGAAGCTATATGCTGCCACCAAAATCCCGCCCAAAAACCGCCAGTGGCCGTCGAGGCCCGAGTTTACGCTGGATGAAGTTTTTCCGGCCGACTACATTATCGAGTATACAGACAAAAGCCTGCAAAACCTTGGTACCGAACAAATTGACCTCATGCAATTCCACGTTTGGGAAGATGCCTGGGCCGGGCAGGATGAGTGGAAGGAAGCCGTACAAAAGCTCACGGAGCAGGGCAAGGTAGCTGCCTGGGGCATCAGTATCAACCGATGGGAACCTAACAATGCGCTTGAAACGCTTAAAACAGGGCTTATTGATGCCGTACAGGTGATTTACAACATATTCGACCAGGCACCGGAAGATCAGCTTTTCCCGCTTTGCCGGCAAATGGATATCGGAGTCATCGCACGGGTGCCTTTTGATGAAGGTACACTGACCGGCACACTCACCAAAGAAACCGTATTCCCGAAGGACGACTGGCGCTCAACGTATTTTGTTCCTGAAAACCTGAATGCCAGCGTGGACCACGCCGAGGCCTTGCGGGCCGATCTGCCCGGGGGTATGACCATGCCTGAACTTGCATTACGGTTTATCCTGAACAATCCCGACGTGCATACGACGATCCCGGGCATGCGCAAGCTTCCGCACGTAAAAGCAAATGTGGCGGCAAGCGATGGCAGCAAGCTTTCACCAGAAGTTGCCTCAAAGCTCCGGCAACACCGCTGGGACCGTACGCCTACCGAATGGTCACAGTAG
- a CDS encoding DoxX family protein, translating to MKKFLKPIKLPASADWGVLILRIGISSMMLTHGYAKLANLLAGEHGFADPIGIGEELSLILTIFAEFGCSILVLLGLFTRAALIPLIFTMAVVLLVVHGADPIDKKELGILFLSAYVTLFLTGPGRFSVDNGLYK from the coding sequence ATGAAAAAGTTCTTGAAACCGATCAAGCTGCCTGCATCAGCAGACTGGGGTGTGCTGATCCTGAGAATCGGGATTTCATCGATGATGCTTACGCACGGCTATGCCAAGCTGGCTAACCTGCTGGCCGGCGAACACGGCTTTGCCGACCCTATCGGAATAGGGGAGGAGCTCTCGCTCATACTGACTATTTTTGCAGAGTTCGGGTGCTCCATACTTGTGCTCCTGGGCCTTTTCACAAGAGCTGCATTGATCCCGCTGATTTTTACGATGGCAGTTGTACTGCTGGTCGTACACGGCGCCGATCCGATTGACAAGAAGGAACTGGGGATCCTGTTTCTGTCGGCCTACGTGACTTTGTTTTTGACGGGGCCGGGAAGGTTTTCGGTAGATAATGGTTTGTATAAATAA
- a CDS encoding TonB-dependent receptor, whose product MKLLLPLFILSFLAFDSSAQFTLKGRITLQGDANAAFGAAVYITELQAGTTADSTGKFSLSGIPAGLYTIRVSYVSLPPIIEKNVRIDRDLSRNFELKADAQALDEVVVSGTMREVSKLDSPVPVDVITAKFIYKNPVPSIFEGLSYVNGVRPQLNCNVCNTGDIHINGLEGPYTMVLIDGMPMVSGLSTVYGLSGIPNSLIERVEIVKGPASTLYGSEAVGGLINIITKNPAKAPLFSADVFGTTWQDYNVDLGVKFSPGEKTSSLLGLSYYNYQRPADHNSDGFTDLTLQNRISLFNKWSFGLKGNRQASIAGRYYYEDRWGGQMNWNRTHRGGDEVYGESIYTKRFELLGSYQLPHKLTFQYSFSSHNQNSAYGKVPFRADQKIAFAQLLWDKQVGKHNFLLGTPVRYTYYNDNTTATRYADGGDHADRIFLPGIFVQDEIRVGAHAVLLGGRYDYNSRHGSIFTPRAAYKYKFNQTDVIRINAGRGFRIVNLFTEDHAALTGSRQVIVKEALDPEQSWNVNVNVIKKIVTGDAFVGIDASVFYTHFTNRILPDYDTNPNEIIYDNLDGYAVSKGVSLNLDFNFPFPLKINAGGTYMDNFQREHGVRFRPVLTERFTGVWALTYEFSKSGISVDYTGNIYGPMRLPLLSEADPRAARSPVWSLQNIQVTKKFTGGLEIYGGVKNLLNFTPPANSIARSFDPFDKNVQFDPHGQVVATPENPYRLTFDPSYVYAPNQGIRGFLGLRYTLR is encoded by the coding sequence ATGAAACTACTCTTACCCCTGTTCATACTAAGCTTCTTAGCCTTCGATTCCAGTGCGCAGTTCACACTGAAAGGGCGCATTACCCTGCAAGGTGATGCGAATGCAGCATTCGGAGCAGCGGTATATATTACCGAGCTGCAGGCAGGAACTACGGCTGACTCCACGGGAAAATTTTCACTTAGCGGGATACCTGCCGGCCTGTACACCATCAGGGTCAGCTATGTGTCGCTTCCGCCCATTATTGAAAAAAATGTCAGGATTGACCGTGACCTGAGCAGGAATTTCGAGCTCAAAGCAGATGCGCAGGCATTGGATGAAGTGGTTGTTTCGGGTACCATGCGGGAGGTGTCCAAGCTCGATAGTCCCGTACCCGTGGATGTGATCACCGCCAAGTTTATTTACAAAAACCCTGTCCCCAGCATTTTTGAGGGACTCAGCTATGTAAATGGTGTTCGACCGCAGCTCAACTGTAATGTGTGCAATACGGGCGATATTCACATCAATGGTCTCGAAGGTCCCTACACAATGGTGCTGATCGACGGTATGCCGATGGTAAGCGGACTTTCGACCGTTTACGGATTGTCGGGCATTCCCAACAGCCTCATCGAGCGTGTCGAAATCGTTAAAGGTCCGGCCTCCACACTTTACGGATCCGAAGCGGTGGGGGGATTGATCAATATCATCACAAAAAATCCGGCGAAAGCGCCCTTGTTTTCTGCGGACGTATTTGGTACCACCTGGCAGGACTATAATGTAGACCTGGGTGTGAAATTTAGTCCGGGAGAAAAAACGAGCTCGCTCCTCGGTCTCAGCTACTACAACTACCAGCGCCCCGCCGACCACAACAGTGACGGCTTTACGGACCTGACTTTACAAAACAGGATTTCACTTTTTAACAAATGGTCGTTTGGGCTGAAAGGAAACCGGCAGGCGAGCATTGCCGGGCGGTACTACTATGAAGACCGCTGGGGCGGCCAAATGAACTGGAACCGGACCCACCGCGGAGGTGACGAGGTGTATGGGGAAAGCATCTATACCAAGCGTTTTGAACTGCTCGGAAGCTACCAGCTGCCTCATAAACTGACTTTCCAGTATTCATTCAGCTCCCATAACCAGAATTCAGCCTACGGGAAGGTTCCTTTCCGGGCGGATCAGAAAATTGCATTTGCCCAATTGCTTTGGGATAAACAGGTTGGAAAGCACAACTTTCTTTTGGGTACGCCTGTTCGCTATACCTACTACAATGATAACACCACGGCTACCCGCTATGCCGACGGTGGTGATCATGCAGACCGCATATTTTTGCCGGGTATTTTTGTGCAGGATGAAATACGGGTGGGTGCACATGCCGTATTGCTTGGCGGCCGCTACGATTACAACAGCAGGCATGGCAGTATTTTCACGCCCCGGGCTGCCTACAAGTACAAGTTTAACCAAACCGATGTAATCCGGATCAATGCGGGCCGCGGGTTCAGGATCGTGAACCTTTTCACGGAAGACCATGCTGCGCTCACGGGATCAAGGCAGGTGATTGTAAAGGAAGCACTCGATCCCGAGCAAAGCTGGAATGTCAATGTGAATGTGATTAAGAAGATTGTGACCGGCGATGCTTTCGTGGGTATCGACGCGTCGGTTTTTTACACCCATTTCACCAATCGCATCTTACCCGATTATGATACCAATCCCAACGAGATCATCTACGACAACCTCGATGGATACGCGGTATCAAAGGGCGTCAGTCTTAACCTGGACTTTAACTTCCCGTTTCCGCTGAAAATAAATGCCGGCGGCACTTACATGGACAATTTCCAGCGTGAGCATGGCGTGCGGTTCCGTCCTGTGCTTACCGAGAGGTTCACAGGCGTATGGGCATTGACTTATGAATTTTCCAAGTCGGGGATTTCTGTGGATTATACCGGAAATATTTACGGACCCATGCGCTTGCCCCTGCTGAGTGAAGCAGATCCGCGCGCCGCACGGTCGCCGGTTTGGTCGCTGCAGAATATTCAGGTTACGAAAAAATTTACGGGCGGACTGGAAATTTACGGTGGTGTCAAAAACCTCTTAAACTTCACGCCCCCAGCCAATTCCATTGCCCGGTCGTTTGATCCATTTGATAAGAATGTACAGTTTGATCCACATGGACAGGTAGTGGCAACACCCGAAAATCCCTACCGGCTAACCTTTGACCCGTCGTATGTTTACGCGCCCAATCAGGGGATCCGCGGCTTTCTGGGACTGAGATATACGCTTCGCTAA
- a CDS encoding isoamylase early set domain-containing protein: MALSKQFVKSKSLYKVTFTVPAEAAVEAKQVALVGEFNDWNIDEAIALKKQKDGSFKTTLELASGEYQFRYVLDGEKWENDWEADKYVPAGVDATENSVVVL; this comes from the coding sequence ATGGCATTATCAAAGCAATTTGTAAAAAGTAAATCCCTTTACAAAGTAACGTTTACAGTACCTGCAGAAGCGGCGGTTGAAGCCAAACAAGTGGCCCTTGTTGGAGAGTTCAACGACTGGAATATAGACGAGGCGATCGCCCTGAAAAAGCAAAAAGACGGTTCATTCAAAACAACACTTGAGCTGGCCTCAGGCGAGTACCAGTTCCGGTATGTACTGGATGGTGAGAAATGGGAAAATGACTGGGAAGCAGACAAATATGTCCCTGCCGGCGTGGATGCTACTGAGAACTCGGTAGTGGTACTATAA
- a CDS encoding hydroxypyruvate isomerase family protein has translation MLRRNFVKSSIGLAGAALATGEAFNAKPAAKNNFKLKYASHFGMFENTAGKNVIDQLKFMADQGFMALEDNGMMGRPVDQQEAIAKEMTRLGMEMGVFVVDKGGNGANTLAAGKKEYIDIFLNGCKKAVETAKRVNAKWMTVVPGDFERNLPIGVQTGNVIDALRRGAEILEPNGLVMVLEPLSDSPNLFLRTSDQTYEICRGVNSKSCKILYDIYHMQKNEGRIIHNIDMTWSEIDYFQIGDEPGRKEPTTGEINYKNVFKYIYDRSKKENRSFIMGMEHGNSKAGKEGEAALIKAYVESDSFM, from the coding sequence ATGCTCCGCAGAAATTTTGTAAAATCTTCCATTGGTTTGGCAGGTGCAGCGCTCGCAACCGGAGAAGCGTTCAACGCGAAGCCCGCGGCCAAGAATAACTTTAAACTTAAATACGCCTCCCATTTCGGCATGTTCGAGAACACGGCTGGTAAAAATGTGATTGATCAGCTGAAATTCATGGCTGATCAGGGTTTTATGGCGCTGGAAGACAATGGAATGATGGGCCGGCCGGTGGATCAGCAGGAAGCCATTGCCAAGGAAATGACGCGGCTGGGCATGGAAATGGGCGTGTTTGTAGTGGATAAAGGTGGAAACGGAGCCAATACCCTTGCAGCCGGGAAAAAGGAGTACATCGATATCTTTTTGAATGGTTGTAAAAAGGCCGTAGAGACGGCCAAGCGTGTGAATGCCAAATGGATGACCGTGGTGCCGGGAGACTTTGAAAGAAACCTGCCGATAGGCGTACAAACCGGTAACGTGATTGACGCGCTGCGCCGTGGTGCCGAAATCCTTGAACCAAACGGACTGGTGATGGTACTCGAACCCCTCAGCGATTCGCCTAATCTGTTTTTGAGAACCTCCGACCAGACCTACGAAATCTGCCGGGGTGTCAACAGCAAGTCGTGCAAGATCCTGTACGACATTTACCATATGCAGAAAAATGAAGGACGCATCATCCACAACATTGATATGACGTGGAGTGAAATCGACTATTTCCAGATTGGTGACGAGCCGGGCCGGAAGGAACCTACTACCGGCGAGATCAACTATAAAAATGTGTTTAAATACATTTACGACCGGAGCAAAAAAGAAAACCGCTCATTTATCATGGGAATGGAGCATGGTAATTCCAAAGCCGGCAAGGAAGGCGAAGCTGCGCTGATTAAGGCGTATGTGGAGAGCGATAGTTTTATGTAG
- a CDS encoding PVC-type heme-binding CxxCH protein, with protein MILKQFDFKKFTFLIAVNTLFCISYGFSQSADTLAAVHPDSVYAALSEAERRFTANAVAGLQLADDLEATLFSSEPHITNPINIDVDHRGRVWVCESYNYRPAVNGKSELGVGDRIVILEDKDGDGKADVSKVFYQGPEINAPLGIWVMGNKAIVSQSPYVWLLTDTNGDDKADTKEILFKGIGGTQQDAGIHAFVFGPDGKFYFNYGNAGRQLVDGQDRPLLDKYERPIDFRQYKQGVVFRCDQDFTKVEILAENFRNGFEVAVDSYGTMWQSDQEEPGNGGDRVSYVMENGNFGYVDEMTGASWRLNRTNLEDEIPRRHWHQNDPGVVPDLIETGSGFPMGMTVYEGDLLPRKYWDQVIVADAGQNALNSFPVQPDGAGFKCMGINPIVEGKRDKWFRPTDVCVAPDGSLMVSDWYDPVIGSNKMKDKSRGRVYRIAPPGTAYKVPVFDLNIPEQAVQALQSPNLSMRYLAWNACVKHGWAAEPYLEALFRQYDANPKLRARALWVLNRIEGFNYRNLDIAFRELNPNIRITALRAVRQRNSDPTEYIKRLTSDRDPQVRRECALAINHNHTYEALDVWLQLAQQYQGNDRWSVEALSIGAYDQWERIFPAWLSKAGSNPGATPAGKDIIWLARTRRAIPYLTDLAADTTVSFKSRLRYFRAFDFFHAGYEKSQALLNVMSIPSSDRIEVSKLALLHLDKSFVTNSQQGLTALNKLLDETYGTEHYIDLMTRYALESEQDRLLKLALDKSDEVIGRDAGSLLLEQAGISYINQKIGTLDDTRKSALLASIQTVGSPESVYLLRSAATSESESAMVRRHAARYLGGSWPGEEVVVKLLKEDRLTGEVKDAALEGVKNAFREDIRAELAPFFPKPVEEPVATQAEVKSKKEKRKRRK; from the coding sequence TTGATTTTGAAACAGTTCGATTTCAAGAAATTTACATTTCTGATTGCCGTAAACACACTATTCTGTATTTCTTACGGTTTTTCCCAGTCGGCCGACACCCTGGCCGCAGTCCATCCCGACAGCGTCTATGCAGCCCTGTCCGAAGCGGAAAGAAGGTTTACTGCCAATGCAGTGGCTGGCCTGCAGCTTGCCGATGACCTGGAAGCAACCTTGTTCTCCTCAGAACCCCACATTACCAATCCCATCAACATTGATGTCGACCACCGCGGCCGTGTATGGGTATGCGAATCGTACAACTATCGCCCGGCTGTGAATGGAAAGTCGGAGCTGGGAGTAGGAGACCGCATTGTGATCCTGGAAGACAAGGACGGTGATGGCAAGGCGGATGTGAGCAAGGTTTTTTACCAGGGTCCCGAAATCAATGCGCCGCTGGGGATCTGGGTGATGGGCAACAAGGCAATCGTTTCACAAAGTCCGTATGTGTGGCTCCTGACCGATACCAATGGTGACGACAAGGCCGATACCAAAGAAATTTTATTCAAGGGAATTGGCGGTACCCAGCAGGATGCGGGCATTCATGCCTTTGTTTTTGGTCCGGATGGTAAATTTTATTTCAATTATGGAAATGCCGGCCGGCAGCTCGTCGATGGGCAGGACCGGCCGCTGCTTGATAAATACGAGCGGCCCATTGATTTCAGACAGTACAAGCAGGGCGTGGTTTTCCGGTGTGACCAGGATTTTACCAAAGTGGAAATACTTGCCGAAAACTTCCGCAATGGGTTCGAGGTGGCTGTGGACAGCTATGGTACCATGTGGCAATCTGATCAGGAGGAGCCCGGCAACGGGGGTGACCGGGTGTCTTACGTCATGGAAAATGGCAATTTCGGGTATGTGGACGAAATGACCGGCGCAAGCTGGCGGCTCAATCGTACCAACCTTGAAGACGAAATTCCGCGTCGCCACTGGCACCAGAACGATCCCGGCGTGGTACCCGACCTGATCGAGACTGGCTCAGGTTTTCCGATGGGAATGACCGTGTACGAGGGCGATCTGCTGCCCAGGAAGTACTGGGACCAGGTAATCGTTGCCGATGCCGGACAAAATGCACTGAACTCATTTCCTGTACAGCCCGATGGCGCCGGCTTCAAATGCATGGGCATCAATCCCATTGTGGAGGGTAAACGTGACAAATGGTTCAGGCCAACGGATGTTTGTGTTGCTCCGGACGGTTCCCTCATGGTTTCCGACTGGTATGACCCGGTGATCGGTTCCAATAAAATGAAAGACAAAAGCCGCGGCCGTGTATATCGGATCGCTCCTCCCGGCACAGCATACAAGGTTCCTGTTTTTGATCTCAACATCCCTGAGCAGGCTGTACAGGCGCTGCAAAGTCCCAATTTGTCCATGCGCTACCTGGCCTGGAATGCATGTGTGAAGCATGGCTGGGCCGCTGAGCCTTACCTGGAAGCACTTTTCAGGCAGTACGATGCCAATCCCAAACTCAGGGCCAGGGCGCTGTGGGTACTCAACCGCATTGAAGGGTTCAACTACCGCAACCTGGACATTGCATTCAGGGAATTGAATCCCAATATCCGGATTACTGCGCTCCGGGCTGTACGCCAGCGCAACAGTGATCCTACCGAGTACATCAAGCGGCTGACGTCTGATCGTGATCCGCAGGTGCGCCGCGAATGCGCGCTGGCGATCAACCATAACCATACCTATGAAGCGCTTGACGTATGGCTGCAACTGGCGCAGCAGTACCAGGGCAACGACCGCTGGTCGGTGGAGGCGCTGAGCATTGGGGCGTATGATCAGTGGGAGCGGATTTTTCCGGCCTGGCTGAGCAAAGCAGGCAGTAACCCGGGCGCAACTCCTGCCGGCAAGGACATCATCTGGCTCGCCCGTACGCGACGCGCCATTCCCTATCTGACCGACCTTGCTGCCGATACAACGGTGAGCTTCAAAAGCAGGCTCCGGTATTTTCGTGCGTTCGACTTCTTTCATGCGGGATACGAAAAGTCGCAGGCACTGCTGAATGTGATGAGCATTCCGTCTTCCGACAGGATTGAGGTAAGCAAGCTCGCGCTTTTACATTTGGATAAATCATTTGTAACCAACTCCCAGCAGGGACTTACGGCATTGAACAAGCTGCTGGACGAAACTTACGGAACCGAGCACTACATTGATTTGATGACACGCTATGCCCTGGAATCGGAGCAGGACCGGCTTCTGAAACTGGCCCTCGACAAATCGGACGAAGTAATCGGGCGGGATGCGGGTTCGCTGCTGCTGGAACAGGCAGGGATTTCCTACATCAATCAAAAAATCGGTACGCTGGATGACACACGTAAATCGGCCCTGCTTGCGAGCATTCAAACAGTCGGTAGTCCGGAGTCTGTATACCTGCTGCGCTCGGCTGCAACAAGTGAAAGTGAGTCGGCGATGGTGCGCAGGCACGCTGCCAGGTACCTGGGTGGAAGCTGGCCGGGTGAGGAAGTGGTTGTGAAACTTCTCAAAGAAGACAGACTTACGGGAGAAGTCAAAGACGCTGCACTGGAAGGTGTAAAAAATGCATTCAGGGAGGATATCAGGGCGGAGCTCGCTCCGTTTTTTCCAAAACCCGTGGAAGAGCCGGTTGCCACGCAGGCAGAAGTGAAGTCTAAAAAAGAAAAGAGAAAGCGCAGAAAGTGA